The DNA region GCTGAGCAAGCTTGCTAATCCCCGAAACCGGGTTCAAGTCCGTCTCACCAAGAGCCCTCACTCCCATGATACTCAGCACTAGTGCCATAAACACCGCCGTAATAGTAGCATAAAGCGGCACCAAGTCTCCAAAAACATAGCGAATGCATCCAACGCAAAAGATGATCGAGGCAGCAAGCCCAATGCTCACTACCTTGTTGCTGATCTGCTGGTCAGGAGGCGCATCATCAtgttccttctcctcctcaatctcagcAAGCAACGGGCCTCCATCTTCCGACTCGGAAGAAGAGTCGGTCCTAGGCAGAGAGGCATACCCCTGGCGTCCTCCCGGCAGCAAATTCCTGACGCTCTTTGGCAACACCCCCTTCATCCGAGGCCAGTACAACCTCACCGACCTGAAAGCCAAATACCCCAAGCTCACCACGGAGTCAGCAAGCATAATAGCCAACGAAACCCAAACGATCCACCCCTTACTCCCATGCTCCCAATCCGACACCGGTCCCGGAGCCCATCCCTTGTTCTTTGCCAGCGGTGAcaaaaccccccatcccaccaccgcacCAAGAAGCATATGCAACGTCGTCGCTGGACCCATGATAATTCCCTGTCCCACATACGCCAAACTCGGGTTGAGTGTCCAAAGCCACGTGCTCGCCGCGACACTTCCAAAGATGGGAATGTTCCTCAACACAGGCAAAAAATACGTCGCAAAAGTCGAGATGCCGGAAAGCAAAAAGCATACAATCAACAGTCTCAcattcctcttccacccctcGGATTTCTTgttatcctcctcctccccatccctcacctcctcccccccataaaaactctcatcatccccaaccaaACTCGCAAACCCATGGGGGTTTTTCTTCTCCccgcccgcctcctccacccccttcgtcTGCCCATGCAGCACACTGATCAAAACCGCCGTGCTAAACCCACTCGGAAACTTCAGCTGCTCCCTAATCAGCACCTGCCTCCTCAACGGCACCgcaaaaacaaccccaaaaaaacacaaccccaccccccaaacacaccccctccacaaccccatcctcaccggccccatttcttcttccctGAGCAAATACTCCATCGCaggaacaacaccaacaaacccgCACCCCAAAGGCATGATCGCCATGCTCCCCGCCACAGTCTGAACAAGCACGTTTTCCACCGGACTGAACGGCAGGTCCCCTAATCgatccctcaacaacctaAAGATCCCGAAaccgaggagggaggcgggcATGGTCATTGTTGATACCCAGCCTGTCTGCAGGCCAAAGTACATGTTGCTGAAGCAGATTATCAGACCCACGAGGAGGCCCACCGCCAGCGCGCGGGGGGTGAAATGGCTGCCACGAATGATTTTTCGTTTTCGAggcgaaggggagggggagggggaaggggtcaaaaggggggaggtatCATTCGGGTCGTCATGAACCACCGCTGGGATCGCCAGGCCGGACgctgccgaagaagaagaagaagaagaggaggaggaggagaagggggtgagtGATGAGGACCGTTTGcgcacccctcccccatcatcgaCAGGAGTGGTTATTGAGCCTGCCATTTTGGCGTGATGAAAATCAAATGATGAGATGAAAGGGGATGAAGAACAGATGTGAGGCTTACATCAAGACTGCCTGGCGGATTAATGATAAACaatgatgaagacgatgcTAAATAATGAACTGTTttgagtgagagagagagagagagaaagtgagagagagagagagagcgcaagagagagagagagagtgtgtgtgtatgaAACAATCAATTGATaacacaacacacacccGCTGAGGCACGCCACCGCTTAGTGACCAATAGGCCGCTAACCCCATCAGGAGCGGGTAAAATGCACACCCGCTAACCAATTGCAGCGTGACCACTAACACTAACACGCACACCAATCCCGGTGCTGCCTGACGTGTTCACCAGCTAGTTACGGAGTAGTGCAACTGATGAATAAATAAAATCATAGGCAGGTTCGGGTTCTTCTCGAGATTGACTGACATGTTCAAGCAGGACTCGCAGTCacactctcctccccccaagaACAATTGACACCGGCCATATCCGTACCTCAAAGGCAAATTAATAGGCATTTTAAACATCTTTAAAGGTTTCTTGACTGTCTTCAAAGGCCTGTCAACTCTCTTTTAAGGTCTTATAGTTCTTTGCAAGGACTATGGACTTATgtttaaaggcctattaactgTCTTTAAAGGCCCATAAATTGTCTTTAAAGGCATACCTTACCACATGATAATAGGTTTAACCAGACATTAGCGGGGAACAATCACAATCAAGCACCACTTTTATCACCATATGCCTCACTCACTCAAAAGCACCagacaacaaaaaaacataAATCTGCTCCCTACCCATTGCTTTCTCAACGCCTTATACCCCCAACGCCCCCCCTTATCTCTTTCCTAATACATAAATTATCACAATAAACCAAAGCCAAGCAAAAATATCACCATCAACTCAATACGCTGTTCACCCCCCTATCCACACGCTATCTTCCACCCCCTACACACTCTACTCGGTAGTATccatcttttccccctccccttccccctccccctccgtaACCCCCACCAatttctcctccttcaccctcctcgcctcggccctcctctcctccttccaggcctcaatcctctccttcagctccgTATGCGGCACCACATCCTCGATACTCATCGGCTGCCTCGTGTACGGATCCTTCGGATCGCTCAACAAATGCTGCACGATCGTGCTCCGGTCCACCACGTGCCTCGACGGCAACCAAACCGGATCATCCATCAGACTCCCCATGATCGGgtcctcaaactcggccggcgcgtcgtcaaagtcaatctcggcctgctccaatatctccttggcctttcTGAACTTCTCACACAGCCTCTCCCACGCCTGGACCTCGTGCTCATCTTTCAGATGCTTCCCCCTAAGGATTTGGGCAGTCTGCCTCATTGTCGAGTCGCGGTAAGAGCGGCCATCTCCCGCGACCGCCTCGACaaaggcgggggaggagccgAGGTTGAGGTAAATGTCCGCAATTTCGGGCAGCAGGGTTTTGGGAGAAAAGTGGTACTTCTCGGGATTGTCGACGCGCAAGTTCTTGGACTTGGGACCCGTCAACATGTCGAGGTTGTAGTCCAGCATGCCCGCCAGACGCTGGACAATCTCTGGCATCGTGAACGCTTCGCTCAGAGTCTTGGTAAACAGCCTCATCATGCCGACTGTCTCATTGGCAAGCTGCATGAACGACGTGGCCCTGTTCTCGGCCTCACGcagctcctcttccagcCTCTCCCGGTCCTGCTGCGACAGGTTTGGATTCTTCAAATCGAGCTGAAACTGGTGGATTTTGGGGAACTTCCCCAAGCCCTCATCAAGAACATACGTAGCGTCGTTCATCAAAAGGTTGACAAAGCGTACGAAGAACGACCGGTTAGACCTACCACTGGTCAGTATGACGATCAGCCTCGACCGAAAGAGAGGAAAACTCACTTGCTAGACTGCACCAGCTGCTGCCTGTAATGGTCGTTGACCCACACACACTTGATGATCTGAAAGATCTCGTACCGAATGTTGAACTTGTCGTAGAACCCATTCTCGGTAAGCTCGCACTCAATGTAAAACTTCATAACCGCATGGAGCAGGTACTGGTTCGCAAACTTGGTGCTCGTCATCAGCTCGCCCAAGAACCCCTTGCTGAGATGATACCTAGGCCATGTCCCCTGGTACAAGAGCGTGATCAACGACGATTTCAAGTACGGGTTCTTGACGTACTCGGACGACTCCAAAAAGGTGATGCAGAGCGCAATCAGCTCGTCCCCGACCGCATTGACAATAACCTGCGGCACCTCTCGGAAGACAAACTTGAAGTTGTCCACAACATCCTGCAACGCGTACTCGGGAAGGCACTGGAATGCCTCAGGCTGGTTGGCTGGCAGCGGGAGCGTGAGCTGCTTCTCCGGCGTGTACTCCGTCCCGCTGGCAACGCGCAAAAGCCAGACCGTGACATAGCGCATAAACAGCAGCGACCGGGCCTGCATCTTTTGCTCCAGCGATACGCCAGAGATGCACATTCTAAGAGACATGGAGGCTTCCAATATGGCCGTATACCGTTTCAGAGCATCATCCAACCGCCGAAGCTCAGAAGGCCGGTTGATCACCTTGGGACGCTCGGCCTCCATCAGGGCAATGTTCTTTTCGAAGTGCTTAATCTCCCTGTCCAGcgtcttgatcttggcatTGGTTGCCTCGCTTCCGTAGTGGTGAGCCGCGAGTGTCAAAAAGAACACCTCGGTGATGAAGTTGTTTTCGCCCTCCAGCTTGGTCGAGTAAAACTTGTCCGACTGGGCCTGGTCGGCATTGAGCTTGGTCTCGTCCTTGATATCAATCCTTGGATTTCTCCGAAAGTAGTTGATATCGATGCGGCTGACTTTGGAGAATGTGCTGTCCATGAATGGCTCGCAGAGGTAGTCCAGAATGACGGTGACATTGATCATGAAGCCGTCCGAGGACACTTCCCTGGGATCATGCTGCATGGCTCTTCGTTTGTGGTTGACGTTCATGATGTAGGCGAACCAATCCAGGACCTTGTTCCGTGTCTGGTTGCTGGCGCGAATAAAGGCATTAATGATATCTCTGAGGTCGGCTTGGTGTGTGTTGAGGGTCATTTGCAGGGCGCTCTGAGACGTCGCGATATGTCTGGGGTCCATGGTGCGAGGCCCAGCAAAGtacacagcagcaacctctGGCTGCAGGGGCGATATCCTGAAGAAGGGGCCCAGAAGGGTGTTCTTCTCGATGCCCGGTGCCGATTGCGCCATCTGGAAGCACGGGTGAGCTGCCAGTTCATTCAGAAGTGGTGCATATCTGGCATATGTTTTCAGGGCCTAATAATGTCAGCACAATCTTTTCAACCGTGCTCGTCTCGATTCACTTACATTAACATAAGGCTTGTAATCATCATTCATGGTCATCGTAGAGAGCTTGCTGCTGATATCAACCATGGCCTTGGTGAACAGCGGCGCAATGgtatcatcctcatcgaATCGAGACACGGCCTCCCCGATGAAGTCCATACATAGCCCACTCTCgttctcaacctccttcaaGAGATACGGAACGAGTGTGTCGTGCACGGGGCTCGATTCCCGACTTCACGCCCACAAAAGTCAGCATACCAAACAAAAAGCTGACCCGTTTTTGACAGAAAATACCTGAACAGTTCCGGCATCGTCAACGAAAAGATGCAGTTGCTAAAGCACAATCGTCTCGCCTCCTTCAACAAGGCCTCCTtctggggggttgggttcCTCAGCGCCTTAAGCGTCCGGACTACCCGCTTCCAGCAAGTCAGCAGGTACTCAAACAGTGGCTTGTCCTTTGGGTACTCTGTGGCCGCCTCcatgatggcctcctccagccggTCCTGGGACAGCTTCAGAGGGGCCACCTCTTCTGTGAGGTCCTGGCTCAGGTTGGGCAAGAATGTCAACTTGTGGCCGTGGGCATCTTTTGTGCGTGCAGCATCCACCGTCATGCGGAAGATGGACCCCAGGATTCGGTCGGCATAGTCTTCGAAGGATTCCTGAGCTGGTGTCTGTTTCCGTGGTGGAGCTGGGGCTCCTGATGGTGAACCTTCCAGCTCCGAGGCCCGTCTTTTAGATCCCAGCTCTTCCCCGGGTATGCTGTTGACGGCCTTGTCTTTTGGGGCGGTTGCGGAGGACGGCGAAGGGGTGATGTTGATTTGTGATCGGTTCGCGATGGGAACGATGGGGGCTGCCTTCTCAGGCACGGGTGTCCCACTGGTTGGTGAGCCAccggttggtgatgtggccGATGGGCTGTTTGCTCCCGAGCCAGCCGCGCTGCCCGGCCCCCCGCCGAGCTTCTCGAGTCTTCGGCGACGGATTGCCTCCATGGTTTCTCGGTCGGGCGCATCAGGCAGTGTTGACGCCGGGGCTGGTGgcggggccggggccggggccggggccgCTGGCGGCTGCTGTTCTTCAGTAGGATCCATCGTGATGATTCGGCAGTCTTATTCGGCCGAGCGGGCGGTGCTGGAAAAGTCTAGGAATTGACAGCAGAAGCAGACAGATaataaaaaaacaaaaaaagactCTGTAAGGAATGCAGAGAGAAGATTTAACGGCAGCCACCAACACACTAGAACTTTTGCCTTGAAAGCCAAAAACCTTGGAAGTCGCCTGAAGCTCCAGAGTAAATATGGCGGGGTCGGAACTCAGCTCACGTTGGGGGGGTTGCGCTAACAGCTGGAGCCTAAAGACAGCCTGGACAAAGTATTCTTGGGACGAAAATGCCCTGTCATTGACTTGTGCCCGCCGCTGCTTTGGGCGCTGTGTGCGCTGGAAGCTCGAAGAAGACGTCTTTTCCGCCTTTTAAGAGAGAGCTGATGGTAGGCATTACTAATCTAACCTTATCCTTATCTTATCGTTATCGTTGCCTAGAGGGCATCACCACTTCGACATAGGTAGACTATAGCatgtttctttcttctttctaTTCTTCAagcttcatcctccttcatTATTAGTTGCTCGTCTATTTTTGTTGTTTCTACATGAAGAGACCTGTCCACAGAACATCTCTGAATAACCTCATTACGCATACCTAATTCATGATGCAACCCATTACGTCCATAGCGCCATATCAACGATAGCCATACAACTCTCACACAGCTCATGACTGGGCAACATTGCCCTCCCGTCCATACCCAGCGCCAGAAAATATGCGGTACGCTTTGATCAACATTCAACATTGTATCTTCACAGCCGGGGAGGTGgctctcctctcccatcaCTGTTCCGGCGGCTAGCTGTAGTCCGGTATGGCAGTCCGCCCTCTGTTAACCTGACAGGgaagttgttgttgatatcGTTGGCGGATGACATTTGCGACATTGACGCCATTCCAGAATTGCCCATGCCGCTTCCTGACGAGCTCACTGCTCCGGCTCGCTGCTGGAGATGGTTGTGTCTCTGCATGTTCATCAACCAGGTAGTGTGCATGTTCAGGACGCCCACCTTGCTGCCTAGTTCGACGAGCTGCTGGTTGAGTGGCATGATCTGCTGTAGCATACTCATGGACTGGTGCGCATCCAGCTCAACCACCTGCTTGGAAAGGTCCTCCATCCGGCTTTCCAGTCGCTCGAAGCGGGCAAGCATGTAGTCTTCGGGTGAGCCCCATGATCTATTCTCGCCTGCTCCCACGTTGGAAAGGTCTGGTCTCCATTCCATGTCGTAAAAGAAAGTGGAGGGATCGGGAGCGGAGAGGTCGATTGCGTCTGCTCCGTGGGACGTATTTGGTGCCTGGCGGGAGAGTTCTCGCCGACGAGCGCGTCGTTCCTGATGCTCTCGCCGTTCCGTCTCCAAAGCCACCAAGCGATCGGTGAGGTTGTCGATTATCCGGCGGTCCTCGGCCCGTTGCTTGAGGAGTTCCCCAATAATCTCGTAGGGGCAGCCAGTCTCATGTTCTTGAACCAGGTACCGTTTATCGTCGACCTTGCAGCCGGCAATGTGCCACTTGCACCGTACCTGCGTTTCCAGACAGTCTTCGGCGCAGTGCTTCTCCATGCGATGGAGAACGACGGTTGCTTCGCACGCCGAGCACTTTGTTGTTGCTCCGCTGCAGAGGAAGTCGTAGTGTGTGTTCAGATCCACCAGCGCCACCCTCTCGTCACAGTATCGGCATGACACCTCGCGATGCATGCAGGTGCTGGCAGGTCCCTGGACGTGGCGGCGGGCAATTCTCTTCCTGCATCTGGCGTCGGGGCAGCGCACCATGGTGTGCTCGCAGCGGCGCTCATAATGGCTGTCGAGATGCTCCCGAGGGCAGATGTGATCGCAGCCCTTGTTGGGGCATTTGACTTTGAGGCGATCGAGTTGATCTTTGATGATCAGCGGTGGCCGATGATAGTCACGCGTCTTTGTGAGCGGCTGACGGTCGATGGGACATGTTGGCTGGATGTCAAGGGCTCGGTTGATGCACCAGGCGCAGAATGTGTG from Podospora pseudocomata strain CBS 415.72m chromosome 3, whole genome shotgun sequence includes:
- the OPT8_2 gene encoding OPT superfamily (EggNog:ENOG503NVY1; COG:S); this translates as MAGSITTPVDDGGGVRKRSSSLTPFSSSSSSSSSSSAASGLAIPAVVHDDPNDTSPLLTPSPSPSPSPRKRKIIRGSHFTPRALAVGLLVGLIICFSNMYFGLQTGWVSTMTMPASLLGFGIFRLLRDRLGDLPFSPVENVLVQTVAGSMAIMPLGCGFVGVVPAMEYLLREEEMGPVRMGLWRGCVWGVGLCFFGVVFAVPLRRQVLIREQLKFPSGFSTAVLISVLHGQTKGVEEAGGEKKNPHGFASLVGDDESFYGGEEVRDGEEEDNKKSEGWKRNVRLLIVCFLLSGISTFATYFLPVLRNIPIFGSVAASTWLWTLNPSLAYVGQGIIMGPATTLHMLLGAVVGWGVLSPLAKNKGWAPGPVSDWEHGSKGWIVWVSLAIMLADSVVSLGYLAFRSVRLYWPRMKGVLPKSVRNLLPGGRQGYASLPRTDSSSESEDGGPLLAEIEEEKEHDDAPPDQQISNKVVSIGLAASIIFCVGCIRYVFGDLVPLYATITAVFMALVLSIMGVRALGETDLNPVSGISKLAQLFFAFIIPQSNKSSVLINLVAGAVSEAGALQAGDLMQDLKTGHLLGAAPKAQFWGQVIGATAGAVASAFIYQLYTSVYTIPGDLFQVPTGYVWIFTARLVTGEGLPPMAKEWAVGAALLFAVTTAARTSMTRTKRLQALVPGGIAVAVGMYNVPSFTLARTIGGLLSWWWRSYKGWQDTPLIVLASGFILGEGFLSIVNLIMQSAGVPHL
- the UFD2 gene encoding Ubiquitin conjugation factor E4 (COG:O; BUSCO:EOG09260NWN; EggNog:ENOG503NUGY), coding for MDPTEEQQPPAAPAPAPAPPPAPASTLPDAPDRETMEAIRRRRLEKLGGGPGSAAGSGANSPSATSPTGGSPTSGTPVPEKAAPIVPIANRSQINITPSPSSATAPKDKAVNSIPGEELGSKRRASELEGSPSGAPAPPRKQTPAQESFEDYADRILGSIFRMTVDAARTKDAHGHKLTFLPNLSQDLTEEVAPLKLSQDRLEEAIMEAATEYPKDKPLFEYLLTCWKRVVRTLKALRNPTPQKEALLKEARRLCFSNCIFSLTMPELFSRESSPVHDTLVPYLLKEVENESGLCMDFIGEAVSRFDEDDTIAPLFTKAMVDISSKLSTMTMNDDYKPYVNALKTYARYAPLLNELAAHPCFQMAQSAPGIEKNTLLGPFFRISPLQPEVAAVYFAGPRTMDPRHIATSQSALQMTLNTHQADLRDIINAFIRASNQTRNKVLDWFAYIMNVNHKRRAMQHDPREVSSDGFMINVTVILDYLCEPFMDSTFSKVSRIDINYFRRNPRIDIKDETKLNADQAQSDKFYSTKLEGENNFITEVFFLTLAAHHYGSEATNAKIKTLDREIKHFEKNIALMEAERPKVINRPSELRRLDDALKRYTAILEASMSLRMCISGVSLEQKMQARSLLFMRYVTVWLLRVASGTEYTPEKQLTLPLPANQPEAFQCLPEYALQDVVDNFKFVFREVPQVIVNAVGDELIALCITFLESSEYVKNPYLKSSLITLLYQGTWPRYHLSKGFLGELMTSTKFANQYLLHAVMKFYIECELTENGFYDKFNIRYEIFQIIKCVWVNDHYRQQLVQSSKSNRSFFVRFVNLLMNDATYVLDEGLGKFPKIHQFQLDLKNPNLSQQDRERLEEELREAENRATSFMQLANETVGMMRLFTKTLSEAFTMPEIVQRLAGMLDYNLDMLTGPKSKNLRVDNPEKYHFSPKTLLPEIADIYLNLGSSPAFVEAVAGDGRSYRDSTMRQTAQILRGKHLKDEHEVQAWERLCEKFRKAKEILEQAEIDFDDAPAEFEDPIMGSLMDDPVWLPSRHVVDRSTIVQHLLSDPKDPYTRQPMSIEDVVPHTELKERIEAWKEERRAEARRVKEEKLVGVTEGEGEGEGEKMDTTE
- a CDS encoding hypothetical protein (COG:O; EggNog:ENOG503P2TJ), yielding MPPPNTPEEGLLPPQSEPSRIASILATATPPPVDSAPEQAPSPEAAATTTTTTHTVVPSSPEDPALLEIDYQILEYLDAVDETLLCPVCKTPFHEPITTSCGHTFCAWCINRALDIQPTCPIDRQPLTKTRDYHRPPLIIKDQLDRLKVKCPNKGCDHICPREHLDSHYERRCEHTMVRCPDARCRKRIARRHVQGPASTCMHREVSCRYCDERVALVDLNTHYDFLCSGATTKCSACEATVVLHRMEKHCAEDCLETQVRCKWHIAGCKVDDKRYLVQEHETGCPYEIIGELLKQRAEDRRIIDNLTDRLVALETERREHQERRARRRELSRQAPNTSHGADAIDLSAPDPSTFFYDMEWRPDLSNVGAGENRSWGSPEDYMLARFERLESRMEDLSKQVVELDAHQSMSMLQQIMPLNQQLVELGSKVGVLNMHTTWLMNMQRHNHLQQRAGAVSSSGSGMGNSGMASMSQMSSANDINNNFPVRLTEGGLPYRTTASRRNSDGRGEPPPRL